The following are from one region of the Geoalkalibacter subterraneus genome:
- a CDS encoding type II toxin-antitoxin system RelE family toxin — translation MAWRIEITRTARKQLTKLDRQIQVDILRYLREKIATDDDPRRYGGPLRRDLAGRWKYRVGSYRLICEIQDEKILVLVLMVGHRGKIYERT, via the coding sequence TTGGCCTGGCGGATTGAAATTACGCGCACCGCCCGCAAACAGCTGACCAAACTCGATCGCCAGATCCAGGTCGATATTCTACGCTATCTGCGGGAGAAGATCGCAACCGATGATGATCCGCGCCGCTATGGCGGGCCTTTGAGAAGAGACCTCGCCGGGCGGTGGAAATACCGCGTCGGGAGCTATCGGCTGATCTGCGAAATTCAGGATGAAAAAATTCTGGTCCTTGTACTGATGGTCGGACACCGTGGGAAAATTTATGAAAGAACCTGA
- a CDS encoding ABC transporter permease: protein MSIIDITPLRLMSAYLMLAIPLGIMLWLRMPMMGQTLVAVVRMTVQLLFVGFYLQFIFDLNNLWLTGAWVLIMIGVADVSIVNGCRLRFRRLGLGLFIALVAGTIVPLLVFAFVVLKGPSALDAQYLIPISGMILGNCLRADIIGIRTFYESLKKEEKAYLLSLSQGANLREALLPFVRDACQAALAPTVATISTVGLVSLPGMMTGVILGGGNPMTAIKYQIAIMIAIFAGTALTVILAIRLTAFRNITARGTLDQAVFTGGRG, encoded by the coding sequence ATGAGCATTATCGATATCACCCCCCTGCGACTGATGTCAGCTTACCTGATGCTGGCGATTCCACTGGGAATCATGTTATGGCTGCGCATGCCGATGATGGGGCAGACTCTTGTCGCGGTGGTGCGCATGACGGTGCAGCTGCTGTTCGTCGGTTTTTACCTGCAGTTCATCTTCGATCTGAACAATCTCTGGCTGACCGGCGCCTGGGTTCTGATCATGATCGGGGTGGCCGATGTCTCCATCGTCAATGGCTGTCGGCTACGTTTCCGGCGACTGGGGCTCGGTCTGTTCATCGCACTGGTGGCGGGTACGATTGTGCCGCTGCTGGTCTTTGCCTTCGTGGTGCTGAAAGGGCCTTCCGCCCTTGATGCCCAGTATCTTATCCCGATCAGTGGCATGATTCTCGGCAACTGCCTGCGCGCAGATATCATCGGCATCAGGACCTTCTACGAGTCGCTGAAAAAAGAGGAAAAAGCCTACCTGCTCAGCCTTTCCCAGGGCGCCAATCTCAGGGAAGCGCTGCTGCCCTTTGTGCGCGATGCCTGCCAGGCCGCGCTGGCGCCGACGGTGGCGACCATTTCCACGGTCGGCCTGGTTTCCCTGCCGGGGATGATGACCGGCGTGATTCTCGGCGGAGGCAATCCCATGACCGCCATCAAGTACCAGATTGCCATTATGATCGCGATCTTTGCCGGCACGGCGTTGACGGTGATCCTGGCCATCCGTTTGACGGCTTTTCGCAATATCACTGCACGGGGCACTCTGGACCAGGCGGTATTTACCGGCGGCAGGGGCTGA
- the relB gene encoding type II toxin-antitoxin system RelB family antitoxin — MLALRLPEDIERRLEALAKRSGRSKSFYAREAILEHLDDLEAAYLSDEILQRVENGTEPTYTLDELERQLGLAD, encoded by the coding sequence ATGCTTGCACTACGCCTTCCTGAAGACATTGAACGCCGCCTGGAGGCGCTGGCAAAACGCTCAGGCCGCTCCAAATCCTTTTACGCCCGCGAGGCCATCCTCGAACATCTCGATGACCTCGAGGCCGCCTATCTTTCCGACGAAATTCTCCAGCGCGTCGAAAACGGCACGGAACCAACCTACACCCTCGACGAACTGGAGCGTCAACTTGGCCTGGCGGATTGA
- a CDS encoding ABC transporter ATP-binding protein: protein MEQIAIDIDRLSVQVGGQTILSDLSLRLARGRKATLVGPSGSGKSTLLLALLGFVAPTEGSIRIFGEELTASSVWRLRTRMAYVSQEPELGEGTVRQILNHPFTFKNNRHLKDNMERAPELMEKLYLPGHLLDKDITSLSGGEKQRVALISALLLEREILLLDEASSALDQGAKQAVIDLLSSRENLTLLSVTHDREWIEAADDLIELSGMQQNLTGDAS from the coding sequence GTGGAACAAATCGCGATCGACATTGATCGTCTGAGCGTGCAGGTGGGCGGCCAGACGATTCTTTCAGACCTCAGCCTGCGTCTTGCAAGGGGGCGCAAAGCGACCCTGGTGGGTCCGTCGGGCAGCGGCAAATCAACGCTGCTGCTGGCGCTGCTGGGATTTGTCGCGCCGACTGAAGGGAGCATCCGTATTTTCGGAGAGGAGCTTACCGCCTCCTCAGTGTGGCGACTTCGCACCCGCATGGCCTATGTGTCGCAGGAACCGGAACTGGGGGAAGGCACGGTGCGCCAGATCCTGAACCACCCTTTCACTTTCAAGAACAACCGCCATCTGAAGGACAACATGGAGCGTGCCCCTGAGTTGATGGAGAAGCTCTATCTGCCCGGGCATCTGCTGGACAAGGACATCACCTCGCTTTCCGGCGGCGAGAAGCAGCGCGTCGCCCTGATCAGTGCGCTGCTGCTTGAGCGCGAGATCCTTCTTTTGGATGAAGCGTCCTCAGCGCTGGACCAGGGTGCCAAGCAGGCGGTCATCGATCTTCTCTCTTCAAGGGAGAATCTGACCCTGTTGTCCGTAACCCACGACCGGGAATGGATCGAGGCGGCCGACGACCTGATCGAATTGTCCGGGATGCAGCAGAACCTGACAGGGGACGCGTCATGA